A part of Micromonospora chersina genomic DNA contains:
- the rpsL gene encoding 30S ribosomal protein S12, with protein MPTIQQLVRKGRQAKTTKTKTPALKGSPQRRGVCTRVYTTTPKKPNSALRKVARVKLSSQIEVTAYIPGVGHNLQEHSIVLVRGGRVKDLPGVRYKIVRGSLDTQGVRNRKQARSRYGAKKEKS; from the coding sequence GTGCCCACCATTCAGCAGCTGGTCCGAAAGGGCCGCCAGGCCAAGACGACCAAGACCAAGACCCCGGCGCTCAAGGGGTCTCCCCAGCGGCGCGGCGTGTGCACCCGCGTGTACACCACCACCCCCAAGAAGCCGAACTCGGCGCTGCGCAAGGTCGCTCGTGTCAAGCTCAGCAGCCAGATCGAGGTGACCGCCTACATCCCCGGCGTCGGCCACAACCTGCAGGAGCACTCGATCGTGCTCGTCCGCGGCGGCCGTGTGAAGGACCTCCCCGGCGTGCGGTACAAGATCGTTCGCGGCTCGCTGGACACCCAGGGTGTCCGCAACCGCAAGCAGGCTCGCAGCCGTTACGGCGCGAAGAAGGAGAAGAGCTGA
- the rpsG gene encoding 30S ribosomal protein S7 — translation MPRKGPAPRKPLVADPVYNSPLVTQLVNKILLRGKRQLAERIVYAALEGCREKSGTDPVVTLKRAMDNVKPTLEVRSRRVGGATYQVPVEVRPARATTLGLRWLVTYSRARREKTMVERLMNELLDASNGLGAAVKRREDTHKMAESNKAFAHYRW, via the coding sequence ATGCCGCGTAAGGGACCCGCTCCGCGGAAGCCGCTGGTCGCTGACCCGGTGTACAACTCGCCGCTGGTCACCCAGCTGGTGAACAAGATCCTGCTGCGCGGCAAGCGCCAGCTCGCCGAGCGCATCGTCTACGCCGCCCTGGAGGGCTGCCGCGAGAAGTCCGGCACCGACCCCGTCGTCACGCTGAAGCGGGCGATGGACAACGTGAAGCCGACTCTCGAGGTCCGCAGCCGTCGCGTCGGTGGCGCCACCTACCAGGTTCCGGTCGAGGTCCGGCCGGCCCGCGCGACCACCCTCGGTCTGCGCTGGCTGGTGACCTACTCCCGCGCCCGTCGCGAGAAGACCATGGTCGAGCGGCTGATGAACGAGCTGCTGGACGCGAGCAACGGCCTCGGTGCCGCCGTCAAGCGGCGCGAGGACACGCACAAGATGGCCGAGTCGAACAAGGCCTTCGCGCACTACCGCTGGTAA
- the fusA gene encoding elongation factor G yields the protein MAAADALANVRNIGIMAHIDAGKTTTTERILFYTGITYKIGEVHEGAAVMDWMEQEQERGITITSAATKCEWKGHTIQIIDTPGHVDFTVEVERSLRVLDGAVAVYDGVAGVEPQTENVWRQADKYNVPRMCFVNKLDRTGADFFRCVQMMIDRLNATPLVLQIPIGAESDFIGVVDLVEMRALTWRGETQKGEDYAIEEIPADLADSAAEWREKLMETLADVDDSVMEKYLEGEEISVEEIKAAIRRATIAGKANPVLTGTAFKNKGIQPMLDAVVAYLPSPLDIPAIEGTATDGETPLQRKPSVSEPFSGLAFKIQTDKHLGKLTYVRIYSGTLESGSQVINSTKDRKERIGKIYQMHANKREERSSAQAGDIIAVQGLKQTTTGDTLCDPANPVILESMTFPEPVIEVAIEPKTKADQEKLSTAIQRLAEEDPTFRVKLDEQTGQTVISGMGELHLDILVDRMRREFNVEANIGKPQVAYRETIRRAVDKVEYTHKKQTGGSGQYARVIIALEPLPLGNDAPTYEFANAVTGGRIPREFIPSVDAGAQDAMQYGILAGFPLVGIKLTLVDGQYHEVDSSEMAFKIAGSMAMKEAARKADPALLEPMMAVEVTTPEENMGDVIGDLNSRRGIIQAMEERSGARVVRALVPLSEMFGYVGDLRSKTQGRASYSMQFDSYAEVPQSVAKEIIAKATGE from the coding sequence GTGGCCGCCGCAGACGCGCTCGCCAACGTACGCAACATCGGCATCATGGCGCACATCGATGCCGGTAAGACCACTACCACCGAGCGAATCCTGTTCTACACCGGTATCACGTACAAGATCGGTGAGGTCCACGAGGGCGCTGCCGTCATGGACTGGATGGAGCAGGAGCAGGAGCGCGGTATCACCATCACTTCCGCCGCCACCAAGTGCGAGTGGAAGGGCCACACGATCCAGATCATCGACACGCCCGGCCACGTCGACTTCACGGTCGAGGTGGAGCGGTCGCTGCGGGTGCTGGACGGTGCGGTCGCGGTGTACGACGGTGTCGCCGGCGTCGAGCCGCAGACGGAGAACGTCTGGCGGCAGGCGGACAAGTACAACGTCCCGCGGATGTGCTTCGTCAACAAGCTCGACCGGACCGGTGCCGACTTCTTCCGCTGCGTGCAGATGATGATCGACCGGCTCAACGCCACCCCGCTGGTTCTCCAGATCCCGATCGGCGCCGAGTCCGACTTCATCGGCGTGGTCGACCTGGTCGAGATGCGCGCGCTCACCTGGCGTGGCGAGACCCAGAAGGGTGAGGACTACGCGATCGAGGAGATCCCGGCCGACCTGGCCGACTCCGCGGCCGAGTGGCGCGAGAAGCTCATGGAGACCCTGGCCGACGTCGACGACTCGGTGATGGAGAAGTACCTGGAGGGCGAGGAGATCTCCGTCGAGGAGATCAAGGCCGCCATCCGCCGGGCCACCATCGCCGGCAAGGCCAACCCGGTCCTCACCGGTACCGCCTTCAAGAACAAGGGCATCCAGCCGATGCTCGACGCGGTCGTCGCGTACCTGCCGTCGCCGCTGGACATCCCGGCGATCGAGGGCACCGCGACCGACGGCGAGACCCCGCTGCAGCGGAAGCCCTCGGTCTCCGAGCCGTTCTCCGGCCTGGCCTTCAAGATCCAGACCGACAAGCACCTCGGCAAGCTCACCTACGTCCGGATCTACTCCGGCACGCTCGAGTCCGGTTCCCAGGTGATCAACTCCACCAAGGACCGCAAGGAGCGGATCGGCAAGATCTACCAGATGCACGCCAACAAGCGGGAGGAGCGCAGCTCCGCCCAGGCCGGCGACATCATCGCGGTCCAGGGTCTGAAGCAGACCACCACCGGTGACACCCTGTGCGACCCGGCGAACCCGGTCATCCTCGAGTCGATGACCTTCCCGGAGCCGGTCATCGAGGTGGCCATCGAGCCGAAGACCAAGGCCGACCAGGAGAAGCTCAGCACCGCCATCCAGCGGCTGGCCGAGGAGGACCCGACCTTCCGCGTCAAGCTGGACGAGCAGACCGGTCAGACGGTCATCTCCGGCATGGGCGAGCTCCACCTGGACATCCTGGTGGACCGGATGCGCCGCGAGTTCAACGTCGAGGCGAACATCGGTAAGCCGCAGGTGGCGTACCGCGAGACCATCCGCCGCGCGGTGGACAAGGTCGAGTACACCCACAAGAAGCAGACCGGTGGTTCCGGCCAGTACGCCCGGGTGATCATCGCCCTGGAGCCGCTGCCGCTGGGCAACGACGCCCCGACCTACGAGTTCGCCAACGCCGTCACCGGTGGCCGTATCCCCCGGGAGTTCATCCCGTCGGTGGACGCGGGCGCCCAGGACGCCATGCAGTACGGCATCCTCGCCGGCTTCCCGCTGGTGGGCATCAAGCTCACCCTGGTGGACGGCCAGTACCACGAGGTCGACTCGTCGGAAATGGCGTTCAAGATCGCCGGCTCGATGGCGATGAAGGAGGCGGCCCGCAAGGCCGACCCCGCGCTGCTCGAGCCGATGATGGCCGTTGAGGTCACCACTCCTGAGGAGAACATGGGTGACGTCATCGGCGACCTCAACTCCCGTCGTGGCATCATCCAGGCGATGGAGGAGCGCAGCGGCGCTCGCGTCGTCCGGGCCCTGGTGCCGCTGTCGGAGATGTTCGGCTACGTCGGCGACCTGCGGTCGAAGACCCAGGGCCGGGCTAGCTACAGCATGCAGTTCGACTCCTACGCCGAGGTTCCGCAGAGCGTCGCGAAGGAGATCATCGCCAAGGCTACGGGTGAGTGA
- the tuf gene encoding elongation factor Tu has translation MAKAKFERTKPHVNIGTIGHIDHGKTTLTAAITKVLHDQFPDLNPYTPFDEIDKAPEEKARGITISIAHVEYQTEARHYAHVDCPGHADYIKNMITGAAQMDGAILVVAATDGPMPQTREHVLLARQVGVPYIVVALNKSDMVDDEELLELVELEVRELLSSQEYPGDDLPVVRVSALKALEGDPEWTGKLMDLMNAVDTAIPQPERETEKPFLMPIEDVFTITGRGTVVTGRAERGILKPNEEVEIVGIREKSMKTTCTGIEMFRKLLDEARAGENVGLLLRGIKREDVERGMVVIKPGTTTPHTEFEATVYILSKEEGGRHTPFFQNYRPQFYFRTTDVTGVVTLPEGTEMVMPGDNTTMTVKLIQPIAMEENLKFAIREGGRTVGAGRVTKIIK, from the coding sequence GTGGCGAAGGCGAAGTTCGAGCGGACTAAGCCGCACGTCAACATCGGCACCATTGGTCACATCGACCACGGTAAGACGACGCTGACGGCGGCCATCACCAAGGTCCTGCACGACCAGTTCCCGGACCTCAACCCGTACACGCCGTTCGATGAGATCGACAAGGCGCCGGAGGAGAAGGCCCGCGGCATCACGATCTCCATCGCGCACGTCGAGTACCAGACCGAGGCGCGTCACTACGCGCACGTCGACTGCCCCGGTCACGCCGACTACATCAAGAACATGATCACCGGTGCCGCCCAGATGGACGGCGCGATCCTGGTGGTGGCGGCGACCGACGGCCCGATGCCGCAGACCCGCGAGCACGTGCTGCTGGCCCGTCAGGTCGGTGTGCCGTACATCGTCGTGGCGCTCAACAAGAGCGACATGGTCGACGACGAGGAGCTCCTGGAGCTCGTCGAGCTCGAGGTCCGCGAGCTGCTCTCGTCGCAGGAGTACCCGGGTGACGACCTGCCGGTCGTCCGGGTCTCGGCGCTGAAGGCCCTCGAGGGTGACCCCGAGTGGACCGGCAAGCTCATGGACCTCATGAACGCTGTCGACACCGCGATCCCGCAGCCGGAGCGCGAGACCGAGAAGCCGTTCCTGATGCCGATCGAGGACGTGTTCACGATCACCGGTCGTGGCACCGTCGTCACCGGTCGCGCCGAGCGCGGCATCCTCAAGCCGAACGAGGAGGTGGAGATCGTCGGCATCCGCGAGAAGTCGATGAAGACCACCTGCACCGGCATCGAGATGTTCCGCAAGCTGCTCGACGAGGCCCGGGCCGGCGAGAACGTTGGTCTGCTCCTCCGCGGCATCAAGCGCGAGGACGTCGAGCGCGGCATGGTCGTCATCAAGCCGGGCACCACGACCCCGCACACGGAGTTCGAGGCCACGGTCTACATCCTCTCCAAGGAGGAGGGCGGCCGGCACACCCCGTTCTTCCAGAACTACCGTCCGCAGTTCTACTTCCGGACCACGGACGTCACCGGCGTCGTCACGCTGCCCGAGGGCACCGAGATGGTCATGCCGGGCGACAACACCACGATGACCGTGAAGCTGATCCAGCCCATCGCGATGGAGGAGAACCTCAAGTTCGCGATCCGGGAGGGTGGCCGTACGGTCGGCGCTGGTCGCGTCACCAAGATCATCAAGTGA
- the rpsJ gene encoding 30S ribosomal protein S10, with the protein MAGQKIRIRLKAYDHEVVDSSARKIVETVTRTGAQVAGPVPLPTEINRFCVIRSPHKYKDSREHFEMRTHKRLIDIIDPTPKTVDSLMRLDLPAGVDIEIKL; encoded by the coding sequence ATGGCGGGACAGAAGATCCGCATCCGGCTCAAGGCCTATGACCACGAGGTCGTCGACTCCTCGGCTCGGAAGATCGTCGAGACGGTGACGCGTACCGGGGCGCAGGTCGCTGGCCCGGTGCCGCTGCCCACGGAGATCAACCGTTTCTGCGTTATCCGCTCGCCGCACAAGTACAAGGACTCGCGCGAGCACTTCGAGATGCGCACGCACAAGCGTCTGATCGACATCATCGACCCGACCCCGAAGACGGTCGACTCGCTCATGCGCCTCGACCTGCCGGCTGGCGTCGACATCGAGATCAAGCTGTAG
- the rplC gene encoding 50S ribosomal protein L3 codes for MDRQVKGILGAKLGMTQVWDNNRVVPVTVVQAGPCVVSQVRSADKDGYSAVQLAYGAIDPRKVKKPLAGHYAKADVAPRRHIVELRTTDAADYSPGQEVTVEEFPAGVTIDVTGKTKGKGYAGPMKRHGFHGLRASHGVERKHRSPGSIGACATPGRVFKGTRMAGRMGGVRYTVQNLTVQAVDTENNLLLVRGAIPGPKGALVLVRTAAKTKVKKGGAAK; via the coding sequence ATGGACAGGCAAGTCAAGGGGATCCTGGGCGCAAAGCTCGGCATGACCCAGGTCTGGGACAACAACCGCGTTGTTCCCGTGACCGTGGTTCAGGCCGGCCCGTGCGTCGTGAGCCAGGTTCGTAGCGCCGACAAGGACGGTTACTCCGCGGTCCAGCTGGCGTACGGGGCCATCGACCCGCGCAAGGTCAAGAAGCCGCTCGCCGGGCACTACGCCAAGGCGGACGTCGCACCGCGCCGGCACATCGTCGAGCTGCGCACCACCGACGCCGCGGACTACTCGCCGGGCCAGGAGGTCACGGTCGAGGAGTTCCCGGCCGGCGTGACCATCGACGTCACCGGCAAGACCAAGGGCAAGGGTTACGCCGGCCCGATGAAGCGGCACGGCTTCCACGGTCTGCGCGCCAGCCACGGTGTGGAGCGCAAGCACCGCTCGCCGGGCTCGATCGGCGCCTGCGCGACCCCGGGTCGCGTCTTCAAGGGCACCCGGATGGCGGGTCGGATGGGTGGCGTTCGCTACACCGTCCAGAACCTGACCGTCCAGGCGGTCGACACCGAGAACAACCTCCTGCTCGTCCGCGGCGCCATTCCCGGCCCCAAGGGCGCGCTGGTCCTGGTCCGTACCGCGGCCAAGACCAAGGTGAAGAAGGGCGGTGCGGCCAAGTGA
- the rplD gene encoding 50S ribosomal protein L4 has translation MTTVDVLNVEGAKSGSVELPADIFDVQANIPLMHQVVVAQLAAARQGTHKAKTRGEVSGGGKKPYKQKGTGRARQGSTRAPQFAGGGVVHGPVPRDYSQRTPKKMKAAALRGALSDRARAGQVHVVEAFVSGEKPSTKAALATLAKATEARRVLVVLSSTDELNWVSLRNEPRVHLIEAGQLNTYDVLVADDVVFTKEALDEFLGVPAETTEEGGK, from the coding sequence GTGACCACCGTTGACGTCCTCAACGTCGAAGGCGCCAAGAGCGGCTCCGTCGAGCTGCCGGCCGACATCTTCGACGTCCAGGCCAACATCCCGCTGATGCACCAGGTCGTGGTGGCTCAGCTGGCGGCGGCCCGGCAGGGCACGCACAAGGCCAAGACCCGCGGCGAGGTCTCCGGTGGAGGCAAGAAGCCGTACAAGCAGAAGGGCACCGGTCGTGCCCGCCAGGGCTCGACCCGCGCGCCGCAGTTCGCCGGCGGTGGCGTGGTCCACGGCCCGGTGCCGCGCGACTACAGCCAGCGCACCCCGAAGAAGATGAAGGCCGCCGCCCTGCGTGGCGCCCTCTCCGACCGGGCGCGCGCCGGCCAGGTGCACGTCGTCGAGGCGTTCGTCTCGGGCGAGAAGCCGTCGACCAAGGCCGCGCTGGCCACGCTGGCGAAGGCGACCGAGGCCCGTCGGGTCCTGGTCGTGCTGAGCAGCACCGACGAGCTGAACTGGGTGTCGCTGCGCAACGAGCCGCGGGTGCACCTGATCGAGGCCGGCCAGCTCAACACGTACGACGTGCTGGTGGCCGACGACGTGGTCTTCACGAAGGAGGCCCTGGACGAGTTCCTGGGCGTTCCCGCCGAGACCACCGAGGAGGGTGGCAAGTGA
- the rplW gene encoding 50S ribosomal protein L23, translating into MSTIADPRDIIVAPVVSEKSYSELNRNWYTFLVHPDANKTEIKIAIQQIFNVRVLTVNTLNREGKRKRTKTGFGQRKSTKRAIVKLADGDRIEAFGGPVS; encoded by the coding sequence GTGAGCACGATCGCCGATCCGCGCGACATCATCGTCGCCCCGGTCGTCTCGGAGAAGAGCTACAGCGAGCTGAACCGGAACTGGTACACCTTCCTGGTGCACCCGGACGCCAACAAGACCGAGATCAAGATCGCTATCCAGCAGATCTTCAACGTCCGCGTCCTGACGGTCAACACGCTCAACCGCGAGGGCAAGCGCAAGCGCACCAAGACCGGTTTCGGTCAGCGCAAGTCGACCAAGCGGGCGATCGTGAAGCTGGCTGACGGTGACCGTATCGAGGCCTTCGGCGGCCCGGTCAGCTGA
- the rplB gene encoding 50S ribosomal protein L2, producing MAIRKYKPTTPGRRGSSVADFAEITRSTPEKSLLAPLPKKGGRNAHGRITTRHHGGGHKRQYRLIDFKRVDKDGVPAKVAHIEYDPNRTARIALLHYADGEKRYIIAPKDLKQGDRVESGPSADIKPGNNLPLRNIPVGTTVHNVELRPGGGAKLARSAGVGIQLLGREGAYATLRMPSGEIRRVDVRCRASVGEIGNADQSNINWGKAGRMRWKGKRPTVRGVAMNPVDHPHGGGEGKTSGGRHPVNPQGKPEGRTRRKGQPSDRLIVRRRYATRKRG from the coding sequence ATGGCTATCCGTAAGTACAAGCCGACGACGCCGGGCCGGCGTGGCTCGAGCGTCGCCGACTTCGCCGAGATCACCCGGTCGACGCCCGAGAAGTCGCTGCTGGCTCCGCTGCCGAAGAAGGGCGGACGCAACGCCCACGGCCGGATCACCACCCGGCACCACGGTGGCGGCCACAAGCGGCAGTACCGCCTGATCGACTTCAAGCGGGTCGACAAGGACGGCGTGCCGGCGAAGGTCGCGCACATCGAGTACGACCCGAACCGCACCGCGCGCATCGCGCTGCTGCACTACGCCGACGGCGAGAAGCGCTACATCATCGCGCCGAAGGACCTGAAGCAGGGTGACCGGGTGGAGTCGGGGCCGAGCGCCGACATCAAGCCGGGCAACAACCTGCCGCTGCGCAACATCCCGGTCGGTACCACCGTCCACAACGTGGAGCTGCGTCCGGGCGGCGGCGCCAAGCTGGCCCGTTCGGCCGGCGTCGGCATCCAGCTGCTCGGCCGTGAGGGCGCGTACGCGACCCTCCGCATGCCGTCCGGTGAGATCCGGCGCGTCGACGTGCGCTGCCGCGCCAGCGTCGGCGAGATCGGCAACGCCGACCAGTCGAACATCAACTGGGGTAAGGCCGGCCGGATGCGGTGGAAGGGCAAGCGCCCGACCGTCCGTGGTGTCGCCATGAACCCGGTCGACCACCCGCACGGTGGTGGTGAGGGTAAGACCTCCGGTGGTCGCCACCCGGTCAACCCGCAGGGTAAGCCCGAGGGCCGCA